A stretch of the Desulforamulus ferrireducens genome encodes the following:
- a CDS encoding DHH family phosphoesterase, giving the protein MNDLNVVAETIKKCQRPLIGGHVMPDGDSLGSVLALGLGLRLLGKQVTMASSDPVPELYSFLPGIQEMLVGEVNPGDYDLLIVVDCSVPERLGAALLPFYEKGLTTVVLDHHVNDQPFGHVNYVRSTAAATGEIIMDLLDVLGVTFNTDLAVNLYTAIVTDTGSFRYENTTSETHRRVARLLEYNIPVARLSNLIYSEQPLSQIQLLKEVLATLEVSESGQLATICLSRQTQLSIGAHDEHIEGMINYARNIKNVEVAIFFRELEGQRVKVSFRSKYFIDVNLLAKKFGGGGHVRASGCTVEGTLMEVKAMVVKEAEKLLGGVLNCGRYYHHP; this is encoded by the coding sequence ATGAATGATTTAAATGTAGTAGCTGAAACCATTAAAAAGTGCCAGCGTCCGCTCATTGGTGGACACGTTATGCCCGACGGGGATAGCCTAGGCTCAGTGTTAGCATTGGGCCTGGGTTTACGCCTGTTAGGTAAACAGGTGACCATGGCCAGTTCTGATCCGGTACCGGAGCTTTATAGTTTTCTCCCAGGTATTCAGGAGATGCTGGTGGGGGAAGTAAATCCAGGGGATTATGACCTACTTATTGTTGTGGACTGTTCGGTGCCGGAACGTTTAGGTGCGGCCTTGTTACCTTTCTATGAAAAAGGTTTAACCACTGTGGTGTTGGATCACCATGTTAATGATCAACCCTTTGGACATGTCAACTATGTACGCTCCACTGCAGCGGCAACCGGTGAGATTATTATGGATTTGTTGGATGTCCTGGGGGTAACTTTCAACACCGACTTGGCTGTCAACCTTTATACCGCTATTGTTACAGATACCGGGTCCTTCCGCTATGAGAACACTACCTCAGAAACCCATCGGCGGGTGGCCAGACTGCTGGAATATAATATTCCTGTGGCTCGGTTATCCAACCTAATTTATAGTGAACAACCTTTATCCCAAATCCAGCTTTTAAAAGAAGTTTTGGCTACCTTAGAAGTCAGTGAAAGCGGTCAGCTAGCTACCATATGTCTGTCCAGACAAACACAGCTAAGCATTGGTGCCCATGATGAACATATTGAAGGTATGATCAATTATGCCCGCAACATCAAAAATGTGGAAGTCGCTATTTTTTTCCGTGAGTTAGAGGGGCAGCGGGTTAAGGTTAGCTTTCGCTCCAAGTATTTCATCGACGTTAACCTCTTAGCCAAGAAATTTGGCGGTGGGGGGCATGTCAGAGCATCAGGCTGTACTGTGGAGGGGACCCTTATGGAAGTTAAGGCAATGGTAGTAAAAGAAGCAGAAAAACTGCTAGGGGGGGTGTTAAATTGTGGACGGTATTATCACCATCCTTAA
- the rbfA gene encoding 30S ribosome-binding factor RbfA has protein sequence MSHRPERMAEAIKKEIADLLRNDIKDPRLGFVTITGVEVTRDLSYAKVFVSVMGKEDQRKESIEILQKAAGYFRSEIGRRIKVRHAPELIFKLDVSLDHGTRIMELLHEINNPEDKTP, from the coding sequence ATGTCACACCGACCGGAACGTATGGCGGAAGCAATCAAAAAAGAAATTGCCGATTTACTGAGAAATGATATTAAAGATCCCAGGCTGGGCTTTGTTACCATTACCGGTGTAGAAGTAACCAGGGATTTATCCTATGCCAAGGTATTTGTCAGTGTCATGGGCAAGGAAGACCAGCGCAAGGAAAGCATCGAAATTCTGCAAAAGGCTGCTGGATATTTTCGTTCGGAAATTGGACGACGGATTAAGGTGCGCCATGCCCCTGAGTTGATTTTCAAATTAGATGTGTCCTTGGATCATGGCACTCGTATTATGGAACTGCTGCATGAAATCAACAATCCGGAGGATAAGACCCCCTGA
- the infB gene encoding translation initiation factor IF-2 → MAKKRVHELAKELNIDNKELINKLTSMGINVKSHMSALEDNDVQKIMKEYGKKINQPKVDKGDTTNIGKPNEQNRGQVMEGKKEKDQFFKPDNSKGPGLVDRVPNRPPDRRYEDKPKSSQRPHQEARGPKPAPVHKENAAASNNVGTAQTSVQNNQGGARPPRNNAHGRPYGDRQGGQGKPANVNRQGAAQGRPGDRQSGQGQGKPPYGERQGGQNRPGDRQGGQVGQQGKPAYGDRQSGQGRAPYGDRQGGQGRAAQGGRGGTRSTAPVIPKPPEQIAQPKPTKAPDKTKGDRRKNYEKDGKWADGQIEKSKLNKHRQGKNKKKAETPAPAPVIVDKRPIQVGETITVQELAEKLKKTAAEVIKKLLGLGILATINQEVDFDTATLIASEFGIETELKVAVDKEAMIMAEPEDDPAQMVIRPPVVTIMGHVDHGKTSLLDAIRETNVTAGEAGGITQHIGAYQVEHNGKKITFVDTPGHAAFTAMRARGAKITDIAILVVAADDGVMPQTVEAINHAKAADVPIIVAINKIDKPTANPEKVKQELTHHDLVVEDWGGDVIAVPVSAKARIGLENLLEMILLVAEVHELKANPNRPARGTVIEAELDKGRGPVATVLVQNGTLHVGDTIVAGHVMGRVRAMIDDKGRRVKKALPSTPVEILGLSDVPEAGDIMVAVEDEKLAREVAEKRKQRKKEEALKASAKISLDDLFKHIQEGQIKELPIIVKADVQGSIEALAQALEKLSTDEVKVNLIHSGVGAINETDIMLASASNAIVIGFNVRPDVNARKLAETEKIDINLYRVIYEVIDDVKKAMSGLLDPEFKEVVIGHVEVRKTFKASKIGTIAGCYVTEGKITRDAGVRVIRDGIVIHEGKLDSLKRFKDDAKEVAQGYECGIALERYNDIQEGDIIEAFIIETVKRELK, encoded by the coding sequence ATGGCAAAAAAAAGGGTTCATGAGTTGGCTAAAGAGCTTAACATAGATAATAAAGAACTTATCAATAAACTAACATCTATGGGTATCAACGTTAAATCACATATGAGTGCTCTAGAGGATAATGATGTCCAAAAAATAATGAAGGAATACGGAAAAAAGATAAATCAACCGAAAGTTGATAAAGGAGATACAACCAATATAGGCAAACCGAATGAGCAAAATAGGGGGCAAGTAATGGAAGGGAAAAAAGAAAAGGATCAATTTTTTAAACCGGATAATTCTAAGGGCCCAGGATTAGTGGACAGAGTGCCCAATCGTCCCCCGGACAGAAGATATGAGGATAAACCAAAGTCATCCCAACGGCCCCATCAGGAGGCTAGAGGTCCTAAACCTGCTCCCGTGCATAAAGAAAATGCTGCTGCCAGCAATAATGTAGGAACAGCCCAAACCAGTGTTCAGAACAATCAAGGAGGGGCTCGTCCTCCGAGAAATAATGCTCATGGTAGACCCTATGGAGATCGTCAAGGTGGTCAGGGCAAACCTGCCAACGTTAATCGTCAGGGGGCCGCACAAGGCAGACCCGGGGACCGTCAGAGCGGCCAGGGTCAAGGTAAACCCCCCTATGGAGAACGTCAAGGTGGTCAAAACAGACCCGGTGACCGTCAGGGCGGCCAGGTTGGTCAGCAGGGTAAACCTGCCTATGGTGACCGTCAGAGTGGCCAGGGCAGAGCTCCCTACGGTGATCGTCAGGGCGGCCAGGGCAGAGCCGCTCAAGGTGGTCGCGGCGGTACAAGGTCAACCGCACCTGTCATTCCTAAGCCGCCGGAGCAAATAGCTCAACCTAAACCAACCAAGGCACCGGATAAAACCAAAGGTGATCGTCGGAAAAATTACGAAAAAGATGGTAAATGGGCAGACGGTCAAATTGAGAAAAGTAAGTTAAATAAACATCGGCAAGGAAAGAATAAGAAAAAAGCAGAAACACCGGCACCGGCACCGGTGATCGTGGATAAAAGACCCATTCAAGTGGGAGAAACCATTACGGTTCAAGAATTAGCTGAAAAATTAAAGAAGACGGCAGCGGAAGTTATTAAAAAACTGCTGGGTCTGGGTATTTTAGCCACCATCAACCAGGAAGTTGATTTTGATACCGCTACTTTAATTGCCAGTGAATTTGGTATAGAAACTGAGCTCAAGGTAGCCGTAGATAAAGAAGCAATGATTATGGCAGAACCTGAGGATGATCCCGCTCAGATGGTTATTCGGCCTCCGGTAGTAACTATTATGGGTCACGTTGACCACGGGAAAACCTCCTTATTGGATGCCATTCGGGAAACCAATGTCACAGCCGGTGAGGCTGGAGGTATTACCCAGCACATTGGTGCTTATCAAGTGGAGCACAACGGCAAGAAGATTACCTTTGTGGATACCCCAGGCCACGCAGCCTTTACCGCTATGCGGGCGCGGGGAGCAAAGATTACTGATATTGCCATTTTAGTGGTTGCCGCCGATGATGGTGTTATGCCTCAGACGGTAGAAGCTATCAACCACGCCAAAGCGGCTGATGTACCGATCATTGTAGCTATTAATAAAATTGATAAACCCACTGCCAACCCCGAAAAGGTAAAACAGGAGCTAACCCATCACGACTTAGTGGTGGAAGATTGGGGTGGCGACGTCATCGCCGTGCCTGTATCCGCCAAAGCACGTATTGGTTTAGAAAATCTGTTAGAGATGATTCTGCTGGTGGCAGAAGTTCATGAATTAAAGGCCAATCCTAACCGCCCGGCCAGAGGTACTGTGATAGAGGCAGAACTGGACAAAGGAAGAGGCCCAGTGGCCACTGTTTTAGTGCAGAATGGAACCCTGCATGTAGGGGATACTATTGTTGCCGGTCATGTCATGGGTCGGGTGAGGGCCATGATTGACGATAAAGGGCGCCGGGTGAAAAAAGCACTACCCTCTACCCCGGTAGAAATCCTTGGTCTTTCCGATGTTCCCGAAGCAGGGGATATCATGGTGGCAGTGGAAGATGAAAAACTGGCCAGAGAAGTTGCGGAGAAAAGGAAACAACGTAAGAAGGAAGAAGCACTCAAGGCCAGCGCTAAGATTTCCCTGGATGATTTATTTAAACACATTCAAGAAGGGCAGATTAAAGAACTACCCATTATTGTCAAGGCGGATGTACAGGGCTCCATTGAAGCCCTTGCTCAAGCACTGGAAAAACTGTCCACTGATGAAGTTAAGGTTAACCTTATACACAGTGGTGTAGGGGCTATTAATGAAACGGATATCATGTTAGCTTCGGCTTCCAATGCCATTGTGATCGGTTTTAACGTTCGCCCTGATGTGAATGCTCGTAAACTTGCCGAAACCGAGAAAATTGATATTAACCTGTACCGGGTTATCTATGAAGTAATTGATGATGTGAAAAAGGCCATGAGTGGTCTGTTAGATCCAGAATTTAAAGAAGTAGTTATTGGTCACGTAGAGGTGCGTAAAACCTTTAAGGCTTCTAAGATTGGTACCATTGCCGGATGCTATGTGACCGAGGGTAAAATTACCAGGGACGCTGGTGTCAGGGTCATCCGTGACGGTATTGTTATTCATGAAGGTAAATTGGATTCCTTGAAACGCTTTAAGGACGATGCCAAGGAAGTCGCCCAAGGTTACGAATGTGGTATTGCACTGGAAAGGTACAATGATATTCAAGAGGGCGATATTATTGAAGCTTTCATCATTGAGACCGTTAAGAGAGAACTAAAATAA
- a CDS encoding L7Ae/L30e/S12e/Gadd45 family ribosomal protein — translation MQGSFFHLLGLCQRAGKVASGDQAVRDNLHKGKVKLLLVATNTSERIKKDYLRMAEQKKIPVSLAFTKEELGQAMGKSPRAAVAILDDNFARGMAGLLEKGEM, via the coding sequence GTGCAAGGTTCTTTTTTTCATTTGTTAGGTTTGTGTCAACGAGCAGGTAAAGTGGCTTCCGGCGACCAAGCGGTGCGCGATAATCTGCATAAGGGTAAAGTGAAACTACTTTTGGTAGCCACGAATACTTCGGAAAGAATAAAAAAAGATTATCTACGTATGGCCGAACAAAAGAAAATTCCAGTATCCTTAGCCTTTACTAAAGAAGAATTAGGCCAAGCAATGGGTAAATCTCCCCGTGCAGCAGTGGCAATATTGGATGACAACTTTGCCCGGGGTATGGCAGGTTTATTGGAGAAAGGGGAGATGTAG
- the rnpM gene encoding RNase P modulator RnpM, which yields MPKVKKVPLRMCIGCQEMKPKRELTRVVRTPQETVEIDPTGKKSGRGAYICPNDECLQKAIKGKRLEKSLDCKISPELVEALKQGMMK from the coding sequence ATGCCCAAAGTCAAAAAAGTTCCGCTCAGGATGTGCATCGGATGTCAGGAAATGAAGCCCAAGCGTGAGCTGACAAGGGTAGTACGAACCCCCCAGGAGACTGTTGAAATAGATCCTACTGGGAAAAAATCCGGTAGGGGGGCGTACATTTGCCCTAACGATGAGTGCCTGCAAAAAGCCATTAAAGGTAAGAGATTAGAGAAGTCATTGGATTGTAAAATCTCACCGGAATTAGTGGAAGCACTAAAACAAGGAATGATGAAATAA
- the nusA gene encoding transcription termination factor NusA, translating to MNTEFLEALRDLEKEKGIAVDVLLEAIEAALLSAYKRNFGSLQNARVHIDRETGDFKVYSQRTVVEDVEDERLEISLEDARRIDPRFNLGDVVEDEVTPRNFGRIAAQTAKQVVVQRIREAERNIIFEEFANREGDILTGVVQRIENKNVYIELGKTEAILTPSEQMPGENYQHGERLKTYIVEVKKTTKGPQILVSRTHPGLLKRLFEMEVPELQEGVVELKSIAREAGYRSKIAVYSKDENVDPVGACVGPKGMRVQNIVNELNGEKIDIIKWNPDPSKYVASSLSPAKVVAVEVWEDEKVARVIVPDYQLSLAIGKEGQNARLAAKLTGWKIDIKSESQMADLYPEYSEEGQTDFDDYADEYTDEYSYEEDASPILPDDLSYEDNK from the coding sequence GTGAATACGGAGTTTTTAGAAGCCTTAAGAGATTTAGAAAAAGAAAAGGGAATAGCCGTTGATGTACTGCTAGAGGCTATTGAGGCAGCGCTGTTATCTGCCTATAAACGTAATTTTGGCTCTTTACAAAATGCCAGGGTTCACATTGACAGGGAAACCGGCGACTTTAAAGTGTATAGTCAGCGTACGGTGGTTGAAGATGTCGAGGATGAGCGTTTAGAAATTTCCCTGGAAGACGCGCGCAGGATTGATCCCCGTTTCAATCTGGGCGATGTGGTGGAGGATGAGGTAACACCGCGTAACTTCGGACGTATTGCTGCCCAAACTGCCAAGCAAGTTGTGGTACAACGTATTCGGGAAGCGGAACGCAATATTATCTTTGAAGAGTTTGCCAACCGTGAAGGGGATATCTTAACGGGCGTTGTGCAGCGGATAGAAAATAAGAATGTCTATATTGAACTGGGAAAAACAGAGGCTATCTTAACACCTTCCGAGCAAATGCCAGGGGAGAATTACCAGCATGGTGAACGTCTGAAAACCTACATTGTGGAAGTTAAGAAAACAACCAAAGGCCCGCAAATTTTAGTATCCCGTACCCATCCCGGGTTACTAAAACGTCTCTTTGAGATGGAAGTACCGGAATTACAAGAAGGTGTGGTGGAGCTTAAATCCATTGCCCGGGAAGCTGGTTATCGTTCCAAAATTGCCGTCTATTCCAAGGACGAAAATGTCGACCCGGTGGGTGCCTGTGTCGGGCCTAAGGGTATGAGGGTACAAAACATAGTAAACGAACTAAACGGTGAAAAAATAGATATCATCAAATGGAATCCAGATCCTTCCAAATACGTGGCTTCCTCCCTCAGCCCGGCTAAGGTGGTGGCGGTGGAAGTTTGGGAGGATGAGAAAGTAGCCAGAGTTATTGTGCCTGATTATCAGTTGTCTTTAGCCATTGGTAAAGAAGGTCAAAATGCCCGCTTAGCTGCTAAGCTAACAGGCTGGAAAATTGACATTAAGAGCGAGTCGCAAATGGCTGATCTATACCCGGAATATTCAGAGGAAGGCCAGACAGATTTCGATGATTATGCCGATGAGTATACCGATGAATATTCCTATGAAGAGGATGCAAGCCCAATTCTACCTGACGATTTATCCTACGAAGATAATAAGTAA
- the rimP gene encoding ribosome maturation factor RimP — MAKNNVVDKIAAAVKPIIEAEGLELVDVEYVKEGGNWYLRIFIDKLGGVDLDDCQAVSEKIDTLLDELDPIPQAYFLEVSSPGLERPLKKPADFERFKGHLVNITTYAPINGTKSFTGKLMDYTPEGIQLEVKGNTILLPHQQVASSRLAVEF; from the coding sequence TTGGCTAAAAATAACGTGGTAGATAAAATTGCAGCAGCAGTTAAGCCGATCATCGAGGCTGAGGGTTTAGAATTGGTTGATGTAGAATATGTCAAAGAGGGCGGTAACTGGTATTTGCGGATTTTCATTGATAAGCTTGGGGGGGTTGATCTGGACGACTGTCAGGCAGTGTCTGAAAAAATAGACACCCTGCTTGACGAACTGGATCCCATTCCCCAGGCCTATTTTTTAGAGGTTTCCTCACCAGGCCTGGAAAGACCGCTTAAAAAACCTGCAGATTTTGAGCGGTTTAAAGGTCATCTGGTAAACATAACCACCTATGCACCGATTAATGGTACCAAATCTTTTACGGGTAAGCTTATGGATTATACCCCAGAGGGCATCCAATTAGAAGTAAAGGGCAATACTATATTGCTACCACACCAGCAGGTGGCCAGTTCAAGATTGGCAGTGGAATTTTGA
- a CDS encoding LapA family protein codes for MRLYIVMAIIVSILVAIFALQNAESVSIEFLAWEMSFPLALVILGAAFSGMLVAWLFSVTGFFKKTKQYAELKSYARSLEEELLKYRGQDKVK; via the coding sequence ATGCGGCTATATATTGTCATGGCTATTATCGTTTCCATACTAGTGGCGATTTTTGCTCTACAAAATGCTGAGTCGGTGAGCATTGAATTTTTAGCATGGGAAATGAGTTTTCCTTTGGCTTTAGTTATTCTAGGGGCTGCTTTCAGCGGTATGTTAGTAGCCTGGTTGTTTAGTGTCACCGGGTTTTTTAAAAAGACCAAGCAATATGCAGAGCTTAAAAGTTATGCCCGTTCCCTGGAAGAAGAGTTATTAAAATACCGGGGTCAAGACAAAGTAAAATAA
- a CDS encoding PHP domain-containing protein codes for MLYNYSGVLHIHTKYSDGSADFRRIAKAAHKSGARFIVINDHDTLQGLYQEGEQYLNGILVLVGSEVTPERNHFLCYDINSVPDNKLQPREYVQEVYRQGGFGFLAHPDQKSNPLFPAKMHWENWDLDMPYGIEVWNYFSQWMSSFKTKRGLLKSFLFPKLCLAPPQPQTLWRWDQLGKTRIVPAIAGVDAHGGRQFGWIPNILSSYLYQFKTLRTHVVCQNPLRGDLAADRSNILCALKKGCCYLVNHLADQVEHFSFYLQDAEQCWQMGDEVTHKPGLVLRVKLPVKAHIKIIKDGKIFTQSKAKSLRLPNPQPGVYRVEVYKGRFWPRPWIFSNHIYLREAVK; via the coding sequence ATGCTATACAATTACTCAGGAGTATTACATATTCATACAAAGTATTCCGATGGCTCCGCTGACTTTAGAAGAATTGCCAAGGCAGCTCACAAATCAGGAGCCAGGTTCATTGTTATCAACGATCATGATACTTTGCAGGGATTATATCAGGAGGGCGAACAATACCTCAACGGTATTTTGGTGTTGGTTGGTTCAGAAGTAACCCCTGAACGGAATCATTTTCTCTGCTATGATATAAATTCCGTGCCAGATAATAAATTACAACCCCGGGAGTATGTCCAGGAGGTTTATCGCCAAGGTGGCTTTGGTTTCCTAGCCCACCCGGATCAAAAGTCAAATCCTTTATTTCCTGCTAAGATGCACTGGGAAAATTGGGATTTAGATATGCCCTACGGTATAGAGGTGTGGAATTACTTTTCTCAATGGATGAGTAGTTTTAAAACCAAAAGAGGCCTCTTAAAGAGCTTCCTTTTTCCCAAGCTATGCCTAGCACCCCCTCAACCACAAACCCTGTGGCGTTGGGATCAACTGGGGAAAACTCGCATAGTACCAGCCATTGCCGGGGTGGATGCTCACGGGGGTCGGCAGTTTGGCTGGATACCTAACATTTTATCCAGCTATCTCTATCAGTTTAAAACCCTACGTACCCATGTGGTTTGTCAAAACCCCCTACGGGGAGATTTAGCCGCTGACAGAAGCAATATTCTCTGCGCCTTAAAAAAGGGCTGTTGTTATCTGGTTAATCATTTAGCCGATCAAGTGGAGCACTTTTCCTTTTATTTGCAGGATGCAGAACAATGCTGGCAAATGGGTGATGAGGTAACTCACAAGCCAGGCCTGGTCCTTCGGGTGAAGCTGCCGGTGAAAGCCCATATCAAAATTATTAAAGACGGTAAGATATTTACACAAAGCAAGGCCAAGAGTCTGCGCCTGCCCAATCCTCAGCCAGGTGTTTATCGGGTTGAGGTCTATAAGGGGAGATTTTGGCCACGCCCTTGGATCTTTTCCAACCATATCTATCTAAGAGAAGCAGTAAAATAA
- the pdaA gene encoding delta-lactam-biosynthetic de-N-acetylase has product MNKKLMVSILIVAVVFVTGAGVLMAKNKSGQEQTAQTPPQVVEAPKEVEGAKEPEKNEEPEDSIKESNKEVNSQAEENPAKPQEAAVPNTETTTTAPSGEKLSWYFMPNKQHTLPEVNARGKALLEKYRGIYHGDVTGKNLYLTFDEGYENGYTAQILDTLKEHNVKVAFFITGDYLRRNPELVKRMVNEGHIVGNHTDNHPSLAQLSEEKIHKEINSLTEAYQSVTGGSMKYLRPPMGEYSENSLKVTSEMGYRNVFWSVAITDWQPEAGSPEENKSLVMSRLHNGAVILLHAVNKANAEMLGDFIRECREQGYQFRTLDEIN; this is encoded by the coding sequence ATGAACAAAAAGCTAATGGTTAGTATATTAATTGTTGCGGTAGTGTTTGTAACCGGTGCCGGGGTATTAATGGCAAAAAATAAAAGCGGACAGGAACAGACAGCGCAAACCCCTCCCCAGGTGGTTGAGGCGCCCAAGGAAGTTGAAGGAGCCAAGGAACCAGAGAAAAATGAAGAACCAGAGGATAGTATAAAGGAGAGCAACAAAGAGGTGAATAGTCAGGCAGAGGAGAATCCTGCCAAGCCTCAGGAAGCTGCTGTCCCTAACACTGAAACAACCACCACGGCACCCAGTGGCGAGAAGTTAAGCTGGTATTTTATGCCCAATAAACAACACACACTTCCGGAAGTAAATGCCAGGGGTAAGGCACTATTAGAAAAATATCGGGGTATTTATCACGGGGATGTAACTGGCAAGAACCTCTATTTGACCTTCGATGAAGGGTATGAGAACGGCTATACGGCTCAGATACTGGATACCTTAAAGGAGCATAATGTTAAGGTTGCCTTCTTTATCACCGGAGATTACCTGCGGAGGAATCCGGAATTGGTCAAACGGATGGTTAATGAAGGGCATATCGTGGGTAACCATACGGATAATCACCCCAGTTTGGCACAGCTCAGCGAAGAGAAAATTCATAAAGAAATTAACAGCCTAACTGAAGCCTATCAAAGTGTCACCGGGGGGAGCATGAAGTATCTCAGACCCCCCATGGGAGAATATAGCGAAAACTCTCTCAAGGTAACCAGCGAGATGGGTTATCGTAATGTTTTTTGGTCCGTAGCCATTACCGATTGGCAGCCGGAAGCGGGAAGCCCTGAGGAAAACAAAAGCCTAGTGATGTCCCGTCTGCACAACGGCGCGGTTATTTTACTGCACGCGGTTAACAAGGCCAACGCTGAAATGTTAGGGGATTTTATTAGGGAATGCAGGGAGCAGGGCTATCAATTTAGAACATTAGATGAGATTAATTAA
- a CDS encoding L,D-transpeptidase — translation MILQISRARLLLYGVILATLLILWLTIACLVMERVENSPEGLVVVTLKFLAPMKPTAIEDLVITRNGHPGKVPFTYTWQTANTLQIKISEQDYPRGHRYHYKFKGAPSMFWPFFVWAGGDFQAKVPVRFLGIEASDTVPSRGPAVLKFNTNLKADEIKNYIKLPVPGRLEPANVTAQPDYSRWLYWPSTKLQNLSTYEIEILKGLPNQQGEKLTKSIIARFKTTPEFLIEAAYPRPGSGSIWLSREIAIEANQPLKEGSLIIEGLPGRSVIKDNRIYYLPERILLPSKTYRVKAHLVSVSNETLDYEYSFSTTNLGQHRWLEFKHAPSPTLWLMQGNKTLREMPVAVKPGRPLPVGTLYEQNRTDHWFRLNADILLHVLPKGRTDRHENLGLPTTYSCIYLEEKDLKELLQALPPNFMFISH, via the coding sequence ATGATTCTACAAATAAGCCGTGCCCGTCTCCTCTTGTACGGTGTCATCCTGGCAACTTTACTGATACTCTGGCTTACCATCGCTTGTCTGGTCATGGAACGGGTGGAAAACAGTCCGGAAGGACTGGTGGTAGTTACCTTAAAATTTTTGGCGCCCATGAAGCCAACAGCCATAGAGGATCTGGTAATTACCCGAAACGGGCATCCGGGCAAGGTACCCTTTACCTACACTTGGCAAACTGCTAACACCTTACAGATTAAGATATCTGAGCAGGATTATCCCCGGGGCCATAGATATCATTACAAGTTTAAAGGCGCGCCATCCATGTTCTGGCCCTTTTTTGTCTGGGCGGGGGGAGATTTTCAAGCCAAGGTTCCGGTTAGATTTTTAGGCATTGAGGCTAGCGACACAGTGCCCTCCCGAGGGCCGGCGGTGCTAAAATTTAATACCAACCTCAAGGCCGATGAAATAAAAAACTACATTAAATTACCGGTACCAGGCAGGTTGGAACCAGCCAACGTGACAGCTCAGCCGGATTATAGCCGCTGGCTGTACTGGCCCAGTACAAAACTGCAAAACCTGAGCACCTATGAGATAGAAATATTAAAAGGTTTACCCAACCAACAGGGTGAGAAACTAACCAAATCCATCATAGCCCGGTTTAAGACCACGCCGGAATTCTTAATTGAAGCAGCTTATCCCCGCCCTGGTTCCGGCAGTATCTGGTTATCCAGGGAGATCGCCATCGAGGCAAATCAACCCCTTAAGGAGGGTTCCTTGATCATAGAGGGTTTACCTGGACGGTCCGTTATTAAGGACAACAGGATTTACTACCTGCCGGAGCGAATACTTCTCCCCAGTAAAACCTACCGGGTCAAGGCACATCTGGTCTCAGTCAGTAACGAAACCCTGGACTACGAATATTCCTTCTCCACCACTAATTTAGGCCAACATCGCTGGTTAGAGTTTAAACATGCCCCTTCGCCAACCCTTTGGTTGATGCAGGGCAACAAAACTCTGCGAGAGATGCCGGTAGCCGTTAAACCAGGGCGGCCACTGCCCGTAGGAACACTCTACGAACAAAATCGTACTGACCACTGGTTCCGGCTTAATGCCGATATACTACTGCATGTCCTGCCCAAGGGTAGGACAGACCGCCATGAAAACCTGGGCTTACCCACCACCTATAGTTGCATCTACCTGGAAGAAAAGGACTTAAAAGAGCTTCTCCAAGCCCTGCCACCAAATTTCATGTTTATTTCTCATTAA